One window of the Trachemys scripta elegans isolate TJP31775 chromosome 13, CAS_Tse_1.0, whole genome shotgun sequence genome contains the following:
- the AKTIP gene encoding AKT-interacting protein, whose protein sequence is MNPFWSMSTSSSRKRPETEEKTLTGELRTSPPRTSTKKQLPSIPKNAVPMTKPASPAPSSQSTNGTHASYGPFYLEYSLLAEFTLVVKQKLPGVYVQPSYRSALMWFGVIFIRHGLYQDGVFKFTVYIPDNYPDGDCPRLVFDLPVFHPLVDPLSGELDVKRAFAKWRRNHNHIWQVLMYARRVFYKIDTTSPLNPEAAVLYEKDIQLFKSKVVDSIKLCSSHLFDQPKIEDPYAISFSPWNPAIHDEAREKMLTQKKKPEDQHCKSMQVSGLSWVKPGSVQPFSKEEKTMPT, encoded by the exons ATGAACCCTTTCTGGAGCATGTCTACAAGTTCCTCACGCAAG AGACCTGAAACTGAAGAAAAGACTCTGACTGGAGAGTTGAGAACCAGTCCTCCACGCACCTCTACAAAGAAACAGCTGCCTTCTATTCCAAAAAATGCTGTGCCGATGACCAAGCCTGCTTCTCCTGCCCCTTCATCCCAGTCTACGAATGGAACACATGCCTCCTATGGGCCTTTCTACTTGGAATACTCTCTCCTTGCAGAATT CACTTTGGTCGTAAAGCAGAAGCTGCCAGGAGTTTATGTGCAGCCATCTTACAGATCAGCATTAA TGTGGTTTGGAGTAATATTCATAAGACATGGCCTCTACCAGGATGGTGTGTTCAAATTTACAGTCTACATCCCTGACAATTACCCAGATGGCGACTGCCCC CGATTGGTGTTTGATCTACCAGTCTTCCACCCACTAGTAGATCCCCTCTCAGGTGAATTAGATGTGAAAAGAGCATTTGCAAAATGGAG GCGAAACCATAATCACATATGGCAAGTACTAATGTATGCTCGCAGAGTCTTCTACAAGATTGATACGACCAGTCCTTTGAATCCGGAAGCTGCAGTGCT ATATGAAAAAGACATTCAGCTGTTCAAAAGTAAGGTGGTAGACAGTATCAAACTATGCAGCAGTCACTTATTTGATCAGCCTAAAATAGAAGATCCCTATGCAATTAG CTTTTCTCCATGGAATCCAGCTATACATGATGAAGCTAGAGAGAAGATGTTGACTCAGAAA AAGAAGCCAGAAGATCAGCACTGCAAAAGCATGCAGGTGTCTGGGCTGTCCTGGGTAAAGCCTGGTTCAGTGCAGCCTTTCAGTAAAGAAGAGAAGACCATGCCTACCTAA